The proteins below are encoded in one region of Rhinolophus sinicus isolate RSC01 linkage group LG07, ASM3656204v1, whole genome shotgun sequence:
- the ARHGAP22 gene encoding rho GTPase-activating protein 22 isoform X8 has protein sequence MPFWAARHLKRSRRLPRGGAGEREKVPAQPEALLLMASSQRDMEDWVQALRRVIWAPFGGGIFGQRLEDTVHHERKYGPRLAPLLVEQCVDFIRERGLTEEGLFRMPGQANLVRDLQDSFDCGEKPLFDSTTDVHTVASLLKLYLRELPEPVVPFARYEDFLSCAQLLTKDEGEGTLELAKQVSSLPLANYNLLRYICKFLDEVQSHSNVNKMSVQNLATVFGPNILRPQMEDPVTIMEGTSLVQHLMTVLIRKHSQLFTARATEGPTSPHGVTPCTVGWGSAGVPRDSQADPSSPGAPGLPSHRTSSLDGATVAALSRNSPLGPESRCGPATTSPGKRMQTLPNWKSSFRQLGSRSGSLKVGSSPLEVPIISSGGNWLMNGLSSLRGNHRASPGDRLKDSGSSQRLSTYDNVPPLSLLPSTPSVASMAWSGASSCDASAGGSLSSCTACRASDSSVCSSLHMEESLEPSPFPSSSDDHRFPDLSRSLDEVGTCLSSSEPSDPGSLAQDHAHRSEALQGLVTQLRAELCRQRTEYETSVKRLEEGSADLRKRMSWLEEELDQEKKKYTMLEIKLRNSERAREDAERRNQLLQKEMEEFFSTLGNLTVGAKSAEAPQ, from the exons GGATCTTTGGGCAGCGCCTGGAGGACACAGTCCATCATGAGCGGAAGTATGGCCCCCGCCTGGCCCCCCTGCTGGTGGAGCAGTGTGTGGATTTCATCCGGGAGCGCGGGCTCACCGAGGAGGGCCTCTTCCGCATGCCGGGCCAGGCCAACCTGGTGAGGGACCTGCAGGACTCCTTTGACTGTGGGGAGAAGCCACTGTTTGACAG CACCACAGATGTGCACACGGTGGCCTCCCTGCTGAAGCTCTACCTGCGGGAGCTTCCTGAGCCTGTGGTCCCCTTCGCCAGGTATGAGGACTTCCTCAGCTGCGCCCAGCTGCTCACCAAGGACGAGGGGGAG GGAACTCTGGAGTTGGCTAAACAAGTGAGCAGCCTTCCCCTGGCTAATTACAACCTGCTCAGATATATCTGCAA GTTTCTGGATGAAGTTCAGTCCCACTCAAACGTCAACAAGATGAGCGTCCAGAACCTGGCAACTGTTTTTGGACCTAATATACTTCGGCCACAAATGGAAGACCCAGTGACCATAATGGAAG GAACTTCCCTTGTCCAGCATCTAATGACTGTCCTGATCCGCAAACACAGCCAGCTCTTCACTGCGAGGGCTACGGAAGGACCAACCTCCCCGCATGGGGTCACACCTTGCACAGTGGGATGGGGCTCTGCGGGGGTCCCAAGGGACAGCCAGGCAGATCCCAGCAGCCCTGGCGCCCCCGGCCTGCCCTCACACAGGACCTCGTCTCTGGATGGGGCCACCGTAGCAGCACTCTCCAGAAACTCTCCCCTGGGCCCGGAGAGCCGATGCGGCCCTGCCACCACCAGCCCTGGGAAGAGGATGCAGACTTTGCCCAACTGGAAGTCTTCCTTCCGGCAGTTGGGGTCCCGGTCAGGGAGCCTGAAGGTGGGCAGCTCGCCCCTGGAGGTGCCCATCATCTCCTCCGGCGGGAACTGGCTCATGAACGGGCTGTCGTCCCTGCGTGGCAACCACCGGGCCTCACCAGGAGACCGGCTCAAGGACTCGGGATCCTCACAGAGACTCTCCACGTATGACAACGTGCCCCCGCTCAGCCTCCTTCCCAGCACTCCCAGCGTGGCCAGCATGGCGTGGTCTGGAGCCTCGTCCTGCGACGCCTCTGCTGGGGGCTCCCTCAGTAGCTGCACAGCCTGCCGTGCCAGCGACTCCTCCGTTTGCAGCTCCCTGCACATGGAGGAGAGCCTggagccctctcccttccccagcagCAGCGACGACCACAGATTCCCAGATCTGAGCCGCAGCCTGGATGAGGTGGGCACCTGCCTCAGTAGCAGCGAGCCCAGcgacccaggcagcctggcccagGACCATGCCCACCGCTCGGAGGCTCTCCAGGGCCTGGTCACGCAGCTCAGGGCGGAGTTGTGCCGTCAGAGGACTGAGTACGAGACAAGTGTGAAAAG actcgAAGAAGGTTCTGCCGACCTGAGGAAACGAATGTCATGGTTAGAGGAAGAATTggaccaggaaaagaaaaagtatacaaTGCTGGAAATAAAGCTGAGGAACTCGGAGAGGGCACGGGAAGACGCGGAGAGGAGGAACCAGCTGCTGCAGAAGGAAATGGAGGAGTTTTTTTCAACCTTGGGAAACCTGACTGTTGGGGCAAAAAGTGCTGAAGCCCCACAGTGA
- the ARHGAP22 gene encoding rho GTPase-activating protein 22 isoform X9, with protein MGLMPAARAFSGCRACPRPPCRLPACCAPAAPGIFGQRLEDTVHHERKYGPRLAPLLVEQCVDFIRERGLTEEGLFRMPGQANLVRDLQDSFDCGEKPLFDSTTDVHTVASLLKLYLRELPEPVVPFARYEDFLSCAQLLTKDEGEGTLELAKQVSSLPLANYNLLRYICKFLDEVQSHSNVNKMSVQNLATVFGPNILRPQMEDPVTIMEGTSLVQHLMTVLIRKHSQLFTARATEGPTSPHGVTPCTVGWGSAGVPRDSQADPSSPGAPGLPSHRTSSLDGATVAALSRNSPLGPESRCGPATTSPGKRMQTLPNWKSSFRQLGSRSGSLKVGSSPLEVPIISSGGNWLMNGLSSLRGNHRASPGDRLKDSGSSQRLSTYDNVPPLSLLPSTPSVASMAWSGASSCDASAGGSLSSCTACRASDSSVCSSLHMEESLEPSPFPSSSDDHRFPDLSRSLDEVGTCLSSSEPSDPGSLAQDHAHRSEALQGLVTQLRAELCRQRTEYETSVKRLEEGSADLRKRMSWLEEELDQEKKKYTMLEIKLRNSERAREDAERRNQLLQKEMEEFFSTLGNLTVGAKSAEAPQ; from the exons GGATCTTTGGGCAGCGCCTGGAGGACACAGTCCATCATGAGCGGAAGTATGGCCCCCGCCTGGCCCCCCTGCTGGTGGAGCAGTGTGTGGATTTCATCCGGGAGCGCGGGCTCACCGAGGAGGGCCTCTTCCGCATGCCGGGCCAGGCCAACCTGGTGAGGGACCTGCAGGACTCCTTTGACTGTGGGGAGAAGCCACTGTTTGACAG CACCACAGATGTGCACACGGTGGCCTCCCTGCTGAAGCTCTACCTGCGGGAGCTTCCTGAGCCTGTGGTCCCCTTCGCCAGGTATGAGGACTTCCTCAGCTGCGCCCAGCTGCTCACCAAGGACGAGGGGGAG GGAACTCTGGAGTTGGCTAAACAAGTGAGCAGCCTTCCCCTGGCTAATTACAACCTGCTCAGATATATCTGCAA GTTTCTGGATGAAGTTCAGTCCCACTCAAACGTCAACAAGATGAGCGTCCAGAACCTGGCAACTGTTTTTGGACCTAATATACTTCGGCCACAAATGGAAGACCCAGTGACCATAATGGAAG GAACTTCCCTTGTCCAGCATCTAATGACTGTCCTGATCCGCAAACACAGCCAGCTCTTCACTGCGAGGGCTACGGAAGGACCAACCTCCCCGCATGGGGTCACACCTTGCACAGTGGGATGGGGCTCTGCGGGGGTCCCAAGGGACAGCCAGGCAGATCCCAGCAGCCCTGGCGCCCCCGGCCTGCCCTCACACAGGACCTCGTCTCTGGATGGGGCCACCGTAGCAGCACTCTCCAGAAACTCTCCCCTGGGCCCGGAGAGCCGATGCGGCCCTGCCACCACCAGCCCTGGGAAGAGGATGCAGACTTTGCCCAACTGGAAGTCTTCCTTCCGGCAGTTGGGGTCCCGGTCAGGGAGCCTGAAGGTGGGCAGCTCGCCCCTGGAGGTGCCCATCATCTCCTCCGGCGGGAACTGGCTCATGAACGGGCTGTCGTCCCTGCGTGGCAACCACCGGGCCTCACCAGGAGACCGGCTCAAGGACTCGGGATCCTCACAGAGACTCTCCACGTATGACAACGTGCCCCCGCTCAGCCTCCTTCCCAGCACTCCCAGCGTGGCCAGCATGGCGTGGTCTGGAGCCTCGTCCTGCGACGCCTCTGCTGGGGGCTCCCTCAGTAGCTGCACAGCCTGCCGTGCCAGCGACTCCTCCGTTTGCAGCTCCCTGCACATGGAGGAGAGCCTggagccctctcccttccccagcagCAGCGACGACCACAGATTCCCAGATCTGAGCCGCAGCCTGGATGAGGTGGGCACCTGCCTCAGTAGCAGCGAGCCCAGcgacccaggcagcctggcccagGACCATGCCCACCGCTCGGAGGCTCTCCAGGGCCTGGTCACGCAGCTCAGGGCGGAGTTGTGCCGTCAGAGGACTGAGTACGAGACAAGTGTGAAAAG actcgAAGAAGGTTCTGCCGACCTGAGGAAACGAATGTCATGGTTAGAGGAAGAATTggaccaggaaaagaaaaagtatacaaTGCTGGAAATAAAGCTGAGGAACTCGGAGAGGGCACGGGAAGACGCGGAGAGGAGGAACCAGCTGCTGCAGAAGGAAATGGAGGAGTTTTTTTCAACCTTGGGAAACCTGACTGTTGGGGCAAAAAGTGCTGAAGCCCCACAGTGA